Proteins encoded by one window of Lathyrus oleraceus cultivar Zhongwan6 chromosome 1, CAAS_Psat_ZW6_1.0, whole genome shotgun sequence:
- the LOC127126927 gene encoding secreted RxLR effector protein 161-like, which produces MHPTCILEKEEVSNKVCQKLYRGMIGSLLYLTATRPDILFSVCLCARFQSDPRESHLTAVKRILKYLKGTPNLGLMYEKTSEYRLSGYCDADYAGDRIERKSTSGNCQLLGNNLISWASKRQSTIALSTAEAEYISASLCTTQILWMKHQLEDLQIFESNIPIFCDNTAAICLSKNPILHSRAKHIEIKHHFIRDYVQKGIVTLKFIDTEHQWADIFTKPLAEDRFLFILEHLNIKNCPE; this is translated from the coding sequence atgcacccaacttgcattcttgaaaaggaagaggtaagcaacaaggtttgtcagaagctctatcgaggtatgataggctctcttctctatctgactgctactcgtcctgatattctctttagtgtctgtctttgtgccagattccaatcagatcctagagaatctcatttaacagcagttaagagaattcttaagtatctgaaaggaactcctaacctgggcctgatgtatgagaaaacatcagagtatagactctcgggttattgtgatgcagattatgcaggagatagaatagaacgaaaaagcacttctggaaattgccagcttctgggaaacaatctgatatcctgggctagcaaaagacaatcaacaattgctctatcaactgcagaagcagaatatatctcagcgtcactgtgcacaactcagatactctggatgaagcatcagttagaagatctgcaaatctttgagagtaacattcctatcttttgtgataatactgctgctatttgtttaagtaagaatcccattctacattccagagccaaacacattgaaataaaacatcattttatcagagactatgttcagaaagggatagtaacattgaagttcattgatactgaacatcaatgggcagatatctttactaagcctctagctgaagatagatttctttttatcttagaacatctgaacattaaaaattgccctgaataa